The following are from one region of the Quercus robur chromosome 1, dhQueRobu3.1, whole genome shotgun sequence genome:
- the LOC126690989 gene encoding protein FAR1-RELATED SEQUENCE 12-like isoform X3: protein MNNSSDVELRLSNEVATVRSSHLAQTGEMSQNSSRAESTAVERDEPYVGQEFESEAAAHAFYNAYGMRMGFIPRVSNLSRSRLDKSIIGRTWVCNKEGYRVPDKHGTKIVRSRSPTRVGCKAMLSIKKLSTGKWFVTKFVKEHTHVLVPGKGRKSSIYNQFPNEHTRIQVQELTKQLLVERKRSASYREIIDILFKHIEDHTHYLSEKVQNIADCVKEIASEGKSVKSSNTLGNKL from the exons ATGA ATAATTCATCTGATGTGGAGCTTCGATTAAGTAATGAAGTTGCAACAGTTAGAAGTTCTCATCTAGCACAAACCGGTGAAATGTCTCAAAATTCTTCTAGAGCAGAGTCAACTGCAGTTGAACGAGACGAACCATATGTGGGTCAAGAATTCGAATCAGAAGCTGCTGCACACGCATTTTACAATGCATATGGAATGCGTATGGGTTTCATACCACGTGTAAGCAATCTATCTCGCTCAAGGCTTGACAAATCTATTATTGGTCGAACATGGGTATGTAACAAAGAGGGCTATCGAGTGCCTGATAAGCATGGTACGAAGATTGTGAGGTCACGGTCTCCCACTAGGGTTGGTTGCAAGGCAATGCTTTCAATAAAGAAACTGAGCACTGGAAAGTGGTTTGTTACAAAATTTGTCAAGGAGCACACTCATGTGTTGGTTCCTGGAAAGGGTCGAAAATCATCAATCTATAATCAATTCCCG AATGAGCACACGAGAATTCAAGTTCAAGAGCTAACTAAACAGCTTCTGGTTGAGAGAAAGCGGTCTGCATCATATAGAGAAATCATTGACATTCTATTTAAGCACATTGAGGACCACACGCATTACTTGTCTGAAAAGGTTCAGAACATAGCAGACTGTGTAAAAGAGATTGCATCTGAAGGAAAGAGCGTCAAAAGCTCAAATACTCTGGGCAATAAActgtaa
- the LOC126690989 gene encoding protein FAR-RED IMPAIRED RESPONSE 1-like isoform X1: MKIKGLLNSCFRISLYQVDSECHTNVCDWNLDNSSDVELRLSNEVATVRSSHLAQTGEMSQNSSRAESTAVERDEPYVGQEFESEAAAHAFYNAYGMRMGFIPRVSNLSRSRLDKSIIGRTWVCNKEGYRVPDKHGTKIVRSRSPTRVGCKAMLSIKKLSTGKWFVTKFVKEHTHVLVPGKGRKSSIYNQFPNEHTRIQVQELTKQLLVERKRSASYREIIDILFKHIEDHTHYLSEKVQNIADCVKEIASEGKSVKSSNTLGNKL; encoded by the exons ATGaagatcaaaggtcttctcaaTTCTTGTTTTCGAATTTCACTATATCAAG TGGATTCTGAATGTCATACAAATGTTTGTGATTGGAATTTAGATAATTCATCTGATGTGGAGCTTCGATTAAGTAATGAAGTTGCAACAGTTAGAAGTTCTCATCTAGCACAAACCGGTGAAATGTCTCAAAATTCTTCTAGAGCAGAGTCAACTGCAGTTGAACGAGACGAACCATATGTGGGTCAAGAATTCGAATCAGAAGCTGCTGCACACGCATTTTACAATGCATATGGAATGCGTATGGGTTTCATACCACGTGTAAGCAATCTATCTCGCTCAAGGCTTGACAAATCTATTATTGGTCGAACATGGGTATGTAACAAAGAGGGCTATCGAGTGCCTGATAAGCATGGTACGAAGATTGTGAGGTCACGGTCTCCCACTAGGGTTGGTTGCAAGGCAATGCTTTCAATAAAGAAACTGAGCACTGGAAAGTGGTTTGTTACAAAATTTGTCAAGGAGCACACTCATGTGTTGGTTCCTGGAAAGGGTCGAAAATCATCAATCTATAATCAATTCCCG AATGAGCACACGAGAATTCAAGTTCAAGAGCTAACTAAACAGCTTCTGGTTGAGAGAAAGCGGTCTGCATCATATAGAGAAATCATTGACATTCTATTTAAGCACATTGAGGACCACACGCATTACTTGTCTGAAAAGGTTCAGAACATAGCAGACTGTGTAAAAGAGATTGCATCTGAAGGAAAGAGCGTCAAAAGCTCAAATACTCTGGGCAATAAActgtaa
- the LOC126690989 gene encoding protein FAR1-RELATED SEQUENCE 12-like isoform X2: MMDSECHTNVCDWNLDNSSDVELRLSNEVATVRSSHLAQTGEMSQNSSRAESTAVERDEPYVGQEFESEAAAHAFYNAYGMRMGFIPRVSNLSRSRLDKSIIGRTWVCNKEGYRVPDKHGTKIVRSRSPTRVGCKAMLSIKKLSTGKWFVTKFVKEHTHVLVPGKGRKSSIYNQFPNEHTRIQVQELTKQLLVERKRSASYREIIDILFKHIEDHTHYLSEKVQNIADCVKEIASEGKSVKSSNTLGNKL; this comes from the exons ATGA TGGATTCTGAATGTCATACAAATGTTTGTGATTGGAATTTAGATAATTCATCTGATGTGGAGCTTCGATTAAGTAATGAAGTTGCAACAGTTAGAAGTTCTCATCTAGCACAAACCGGTGAAATGTCTCAAAATTCTTCTAGAGCAGAGTCAACTGCAGTTGAACGAGACGAACCATATGTGGGTCAAGAATTCGAATCAGAAGCTGCTGCACACGCATTTTACAATGCATATGGAATGCGTATGGGTTTCATACCACGTGTAAGCAATCTATCTCGCTCAAGGCTTGACAAATCTATTATTGGTCGAACATGGGTATGTAACAAAGAGGGCTATCGAGTGCCTGATAAGCATGGTACGAAGATTGTGAGGTCACGGTCTCCCACTAGGGTTGGTTGCAAGGCAATGCTTTCAATAAAGAAACTGAGCACTGGAAAGTGGTTTGTTACAAAATTTGTCAAGGAGCACACTCATGTGTTGGTTCCTGGAAAGGGTCGAAAATCATCAATCTATAATCAATTCCCG AATGAGCACACGAGAATTCAAGTTCAAGAGCTAACTAAACAGCTTCTGGTTGAGAGAAAGCGGTCTGCATCATATAGAGAAATCATTGACATTCTATTTAAGCACATTGAGGACCACACGCATTACTTGTCTGAAAAGGTTCAGAACATAGCAGACTGTGTAAAAGAGATTGCATCTGAAGGAAAGAGCGTCAAAAGCTCAAATACTCTGGGCAATAAActgtaa